TTGCTTTTCAGCGGCGAAGCCGCAGAGGTGGGGGTTTTTCGATCAGCTGACCTCTTTCACTCATGGACAATTTGAAGTCTGGGCAACCACCCCTGATCTCGGCAATCTGTCGACTCTGGAAGAGGCCAGCATTATGGTGCGCGGCGGTGGCGAGGTGGAAATCTCCAATCTGACCAGCCTGAGTTTCACCACGGCTCGTACCTGGACGAGTCGCGATTCCGGGAGTCGTCTGGTACTGCCGGACCTGGTCAATCTCACGGGCCCCGAACCGGAATCCGGTACCGCATTCCTGAAGTTGGAGGCCTGGTCGGCCGGACTCATCGAACTGCCCTCACTCACTACCTTTGGCGGAGGCATTCACTTCAGTTCCCGGGAAACGGGAGCGGAAATCGATTTGCCGGTCCTTGCCGGTATGAGTAGCAGCAATACCTTCGCTTCCAAAATCGAACCGCGCAACGGCGGAAACATCACTTTCAATAACGCCACCTTTGAAAACGTCGACGTCGACCTCATCACCGGAGGCACCCTGACTGGAAGTACCATGAGCTTCGCTTCCAATTGTCTCCTCAGGGGTGAGGGAGCCATTACTGCCAATGTCAGTTTTTCTGGTAAGATCGAACTCGCCACCGCCGATGTCCCCATCTCTATCAACGGCAGCCTGACTTTGGACGGAACGTCCATCGTCAATCCCACCCTTGGACTTGGCACAGACAAGAAGCAGAGCGGTCGGCTGAACGTGAGCGACAATGTGGTACTCGGTGGCACCCTGGATGTAAAACAGCTCAACGCCTGGTTGCCGGAACTGGACGACGAAGTCATCGTGGTTTTCAGTGCGGCCGATAGCATGACCGGTGCCTTCGCAACGGTTACCGGCCTCACCGACGACGCCACCTATGATCTCTCGCTTGGGCAAACCACCAGCCAGATTACTCTGAAAGTGATTCCCAAGCCGTGAAGATCCAGGGTTACTGGTTCAATTCCACGCGAAGTCTCACAATGAGGTTGGGTGGGGGATTGTCTGGAAGCGTCCAGCACACCAGCTCGTAGCCCAACTCTGGAGCGTCTTTTACGCTTTCAGTTATACCCATTTGGGAAGCCTGGTTCCAGGTTTTCATGGAATCGCTCGAACCTTCCAAAAGATAGGTTACACCTGAAGCGGTTTTGCTTCGGCTATAAATAATCGAGCATGCATTTGGATCCTGCACAATGGAAAGTGGATTTCCGGCGTTGTGCTGGGCAACGGGATCGGTACCCAATGCGTAGTGAAGAATGTTGGGAATGCCATCATTGTTTTTATCTTCATTTGCTTTGCGGTCCTGATGTTCATCTCCAAAAAGATTCAATTGCCAAACCACATAGTCCTCTACCTCCGCCTGTCCTTCGATTAAGACAGTGAACTGGTCTTCATCCCTGAAACCTGCTGCTTCCAGGGATTGGTCCAGGTTGGTCAGTTTGGAATTTCCCAGGAAAATTTCCAGCGACGAGGGTGTCGGTTGAATGGTGGACGCTATATGGTCGTCCAGAAATTGAACGGTCCTGCTTGAGTCGATAAGAATATGAAGTTCCGTTTGCCCGGAAATGATCGCGGTAAGATTTATTTCATCTCCACCGGACTGGGTTCGAGTGACGCTTGCCACATTTGAGAAACCGGAACTCAGTTCGCCGTTGATCGCCTTGACCCGGTACTCGTAGGTGCCGGTTGGGATGTCCGAGCTGTCCTGGTAAGTGGTTGTATTCGGACCAGTGGTCGAAACAGGGGTCCAGTTCGGGCTGCCCTGAACACGCCTTGCAATTGCAAAGCCGGTTTCGTTGTCGGAATTGTCGGTCCATTGCAGATCAATTTTGGCATTGTTGTCCTGGGCCGAAAGATCGGTCGGCGCCTGGGGCGGATTGGGACCACCACCACCTGAGCGGGAGATACCGGCAATGTTGGAATAGTCGGAACTTTCGGAATCGCGTATGGCTTTCACGCGGTAATCATAGGAGTCTGAACCGATATTGAGGTTGTGCACAAATGCCACCGCGTTGGGCCCAAGGGTGGCCACCGTATCCCAGGTTTCCGAGTTTTGCAGTTTATATTCAATCACGATTCCCGTTTCGTCCGTGGCATTGTCCATCCATTCGAGACGGACGTTTGCCGTATTGTCCTGGGTAGTCAGGTTTGTGGGTGCCGCGACTGGGTCCGGACCTCCACCGCCTCCACCCAGGCCTTCCCCGGGGGTATAGGTTCCGGTTACAATCAGCTCATTACCGTTTTGATCTCCGCTTGAAACCGCGATTGCGCGCACCTGGTAGGTAGTTCCGTTCGTAAGTCCTGTGAGCTCGTGGCTGGTCGCGCTACTGTCGGGTGAAAGACCTCCTCCCGTCCAGGTTGCATACAGGTCACCCGCTTCCCGATACGAAAAGGAAGCGAAATTATAATTGGCATCACTCGGATTCGTCCAGGTGACGGTTAGCTTTCCGTCGCCTTCAGTCACCGCGATATTCTCCAGATCCATGACCGGCAAAGTGCCGTACCTGAAACTGAATAATTCAACACCACCAGCCCAGTTTCCCGCTTCGTCTTCATGCCGGAAATTGAGTTTATACCGTTCTCCGGGTATCAGTCCGCTCAGGGTGGGAGACCAGCCCAACTCATTCTCAGTCAGGTTGGATTCGGCGATGTTTTCCGAATCACTGCCCAGGGATACATTGGCCTGCAGGTAGCCACTGAGATTGTCCATTGGTTCGTCCCAGGTGAACACAAGATTGGAAGCGTCGGCTATCCAGGTCCCGGATTCGTGTGAGGCCTCCACCACGTTGGCCGGCGGGATGGGAGCGGTTTCATCGACTCCATAACCGGTTTCATCGCGACCCGGCAACACCACTTCCTCCTGTCCTGCGTCATCCACCGCCTGAATACGAAATTGATAATAGCCTTCTCCCTCGGGAGCATCAAAGGACAGATTTCCAGAAATATTGCCACCGGTTACGTCCAGGGCGGAATGCAAGGTCCAGTCGCCCCAGGTGACATTGTCGGAAGAGAAGCGGTGATACAGTCTTACCAGATCTACTTCCGTGTCGTCGGTTGCCAGGTAAGGAATATCCCAGGGAATGGATCCGTGGTTTCCGCCTTTCCAGTAAGAGTAGTTATAGGCAATCGAGCCGTCGCTATCGAAAGTGTCCGGGCGATTTCCTCCTGAATCGGCAATGAGGTTGAACACGGACTCAGGTGTCTCATTGATATCCGAAGGGCTGGAAGCTGCGGTACCGACCTTCAGGATTCCCCAGACGGAAAATGCGGGAAGGGTAAACTCGAGATGGTCGCCGTTGGGCGTAAATGCCAGTTCCAGCGGAATTGGGGCCTCCACGGTCATCCAGGACAGTGTGACGGTGGAAGCATCGAAGCCGGCAGGTATCCTGACCGAACAGGCAACTGCGGTCGTATCGTTGATCGATTGGTCGTCGACATTCTCTGTCATGTTGATGTCGCGATTGACCACCTGGTAAATGTGCGAACCGTCTGCCGGATCCCTATATCGGTGCAGATGTGCGAGACGGGAGAGTGCGCCGGTGAAATCCTGATCGACGATTGAGTCCACCGCCGCCGCCCAGGTCGACTGGTAGCTTGCCAGACTGGCAAGGTTGCCGGCAGTCACTTCCCATTGCGATTCACCGCTGCTGGTTGCCGCATTGCCGTGGTAGTTGTCACCCAGGTTCGTGCTGATGCAGATGGCCTGTCCGGAACCGACGGTTGTCGAACCGTCGGAAATGAAATAGTTGTCCAAGGTACGGACTCCGCTGACATCGTTTCCAGCTTCGTCCAGGTCCGCTATTTGTCCCAGTCCTATCACTACACCCCCTCCGCTGAGATAAGATTCTAGTTTGGATACCTGGGCATCCGTCAGCCGCCGTGTGTTTGGCAGAACAATCGCCTTGTATTTGGTAAGATCCGCCAAGGCGAATGGGTCAGCCCCGTCGCGTTTGTCCGGATGTCCGGCAAATAGCACGTCAAAGGGCCGGTGGGCATCTCCCAGCAGCATCATTATCCCCTGGTACCCCGGGGTGAAATCGTTGGGATTCGACAACTCATAGGCTTCGTTGTAGACCACCGCCAGTTCTCCGGCTTCCTCGAGATTGAACATCTCGGAATGGCTTCTGGCAAATTCGTAATAGGGTGCCAGGGGCGCCAGGCGATTCGCGTTGTTGTGGTAGGATACCCAGCCTATTGGTATCTGATGCAAAGCTCCGGAAGAAAGCGTTTCTGAAAGGAAAATTTTACTCAGCTCCGTTATATGAAGCATGCCATAAGGATCGTTTGAGCCGTTGAGCGAACCGGTGTTTGCCGGGAACCCCCAGGACCAGAACCGTTTTCCAAAGTTGCGGATATTTTTGTTGATGTGATCGAGATTGTAGTAGGGATAACCGTGAGAATCCAAAAAGGTCTCGGCAATGCCGAAGTCCATCTTGTCAATAGTGTCCCACTGCCGTGGACCGCTATAACGGTTGCCTCCAAAATAGATCTCCCGTGAGTATTCAGATTGAGAGTACGCCCGGATTGAGCTGGTCCATTCCTCGAAAAACGCCCGTTCCGATTTTTGCATATTCCGTATCCATGCTGCCCACAGTTCCCCCGAAGGCGGATTGGAATTCACTGAGTCGGAGTCGGTATAGTTGCCGCCCGGTGCGGATTTCAGGTAGTCGCGGTAATCGAAGCTGGTCACATCGGCAACTCCCATAGCAGTGAGCTCCCCTGCAGTATAGTTAGCTTCCAGGTAGGTCCTGAATTCTGCGATGATTTCATTGTCAAAACTGAGGGTTTCCAGATTGGGGGACGCGTTGTCCAAAAGAAAGTAATTTGCCCCCAGGTCGACCGCGGTCTTTCCTGAATTGACCATGTACTCCCGAAAGGCTGAGCGGGTGTACATGAACCAGGAGCCTGCGCTTCCATCGAGGTCCATCAGTTTCCCGGCATCACCCAGGGCAGCTGCACCGGCTGCCGATTCAACCACCCCCAGCGCGTAGTAGGCTGCGTAACCGATACCCGCTTCACTCCATTCTTCGATTGCGGCGGCGATCTGGGCCAGTTCCTGGTCGGTTCTGGTGTCGTCCAGCCAGCCGAAGTCGTCCACTATGACGTCCGGCTTTCCGCCATTGGCGTAAATCGGCCTGGGACCAAAAAAAGTCAGCGTATCATCCGGGTCACCTGGAACGGCAAGAATCGATACAACAGAGAAAAGAATGAGCAGGAAAGAGAAGGAAGCTCTTTGAATCATGATAGGTTTTGTTAATGAGGATAAAAATCAAAAAGCACCTGATTCTCACCGAAAGGATGCCCCTGACTCCCGGGTTACCTGGATCGGCCCGGTTGTCTTTGATTCGATTGTTCAACCATGAAGTAATGGGGTATCGCACGGCGACAAAAGCGGGGGATGGTCGCCATGGTTTATTTAGCAGCAATTTTAAGAAATTCGCCGGGTTGCTGAGCTGATAGGAATTTGCTTTTCAGCGGCGAAGCCGCAGAGGTGGGGGTTTTAGGGGGAGGAGTGAAAATTGAAAGCATAGAGAAGCAATTTGTCTGATTTTGGAGGTTAGTGTCAAGCGGCCTTTGCGAATAGAAACGTGATTTATGCTGAAATATACCGGGGAAAGTCAATTTTGCGGAGGATTTCCCGTTTTACTATAAGCCGGTACTGAATACAATCCCCAAAAAATAAAAATCCCGAATTTGGCATCTTCGAACCATGTTGGAACAGGACGACTGTCGATGGATGACCAGTTAGGCTGGTAGGTTTTTTGTGAAAACCCATGCAGTAAAGCAATAAAGAGAAATACAAATACTAAAATGATTGATTTTTTCATATTCAAATATTTTTGTGTTACTTAAATATCTAATTTGATTTTTTTGAACCGGAAATACTCCGGCTTGTGGGCAAAAGAGGGCAGGCTGGCCTCCACTTCTTTCAGGAAATCGACGATTCCGTTGGAGGTGTAGGCCGAACCCGGTCTCCTTCTACTTGCTGTGGAATCGGAACGAATACAAGTCGCACTCGCGCAGGGCGAATCGCAGGCGCACCGGTTTCCCTGCGATGGCGGCAAGGTCCGGGTTGTTCTTCCATCTCACCCGCCGCTCGATCGCGTCGCCGATGACGGCCCGGCAATCCTCCATGCCGAACCCCGGCAGTGCCCGGCCCGAAGCGTCCTGGATCTCGACCCGCAGCGTGCCGGCTGCCCCGGTGCTGAAGTTCACGAACAGGGAATCACCTGTGAAGATCAGGGGCTTCGTCAGCAGTTCGCCGCCGTCGGCGCCGGCGTTCACGGAGATGAACCCGTCGGTCCGCAGGGTGTAGCGATCGCCGCTTTTTGTGTTATAGATGGACATCTCCTCGGGGCCTGTCGGCACGACATTCAGTGCTACGTAGTTCGCCCTTTGTTCCCATCGTGCCGGATCCAAGCCTGGCCGGATGAAGGCCTCCTTGAAGGTGCGCTGATATGAAGCGGAACCGGCGCGCATGGTCATGAGCATGATGTCGGTCGAGCCGTACGGGCCCTCCACCGGTTCTCCCATCTCGATGCCCATCGTGAATCTACTCGGCAATGCGACATAGATATGCGGCGCGCGGAAATAGGGATGCGTCTGATTCGTGTAGAGTTGTTCGCCCGGAAGATTGGCGTCGGTGTCGACCAGCGGAGTCCAGGTGATGAAGTCGGTCGAGGTCGTCCGACTGACTCGCCGTAGGAACTTCTTGTACGGATCCGTCTGTGGAGGCTCGTTCACGCCCCAGGTGCGGACATAGGCGACATAGCAGTTCTCGGCCTCGGACCAGAAGGCCAGATTCTGCGAATCGAAGGGCCAGGGCGTTCCGGGGGCCTGATTCGGCGTTTTTATGACAGGCGCGTCCTGGATCTTGCTCCAGTGGATACCATCGGCGCTCTTGAAAGCGATCAGTCCGGTCCCTCCCGATCCCGCCAGCGCTTTGTACCGGGCGTCCGGTGCGACACCGGGCCGGGTGTCGAGGAAGGGCGAGAAGTTGGTGGTGAACGGAGCCTGGCGGGCCAGGATCACATTGCCGCCCTTCGAGCTTTGGATCTTTGTGATGCCCAGGTCGGGGAACGTCCATTCGATGCCGTCGCGGCTTTCCGCATAGCAGGTGATCTCGTTCGGTTCGTTGTCTGCGTTGCGCTCCTGTCGCCCCTTATCGTACCCGGGAATATCGGAACGATAGTACGCCCGGTAGAGATCCCCGTCCTTGATGATGGTGCCGTACGCGCCGCTCGGCAGGGGACTCCTGGCGGGCGCTTGCCTGACCGGCGCATGTAAGCGGAACGCGACGCCCGTCATGCGCTCGACGAGCAGGTCGTCGACGAACAGCTCCAGTCGTGTGCCGATCTCAAAGGGTTTCATGCCCGTGCTCTTCTCCTGCGCGGCGAGTGGCGATGGGGTCACCAGATTGTAGGCGACGATAATCATTATCAATAATCTTTTCATAAAAATTGTTTTTAATTGTTAAAATCTAATAAGATTGGCTGATAGGAATTTGCTTTTCAGCGGCGAAGCCGCAGAGGTGGGGGTTTTATTAGCCGCTCATAGGACTGCGGATTGCATTGGATGGGATCATCGTTTCAAATGTTTGGCCGATAATAAGGCACACCCAATTTCTTCATCGTGACCAAGGGGGATTCAGAAAAAGTCATTTGGGAAATCGGTTGTTTCGACGGTTCCCCATGACCCACAACTTTGGCCGTATTTATCATGAGGGTACGTTCATCCATAAAAGGATCCTCAAAACGATCCAGCCAATTCATAGCGGTATCATGCAGGTGTTGTCGGGTCGCCCGGTGCCGGGCACTTTGGTAAAGGTTATTGCGATTCCAGAGATCCGGTGCGTGCTCATACAATACATCGAATGCTGCGTGTGAACGTTGCCGTTCATTCGGTTCCCCAAAACCACCGACCGCGTAGGTAAACTCCCGGGTGTAGACACCACGCCAATTCCACCAAAAGAAAAACAACGGCTGGCTCTGAACCCCATCATCTTCCCCCGAAAAGATGGCACTTGCCAGATCCTCGCCCTGGCATTCCGGCGGCGGAGAGATTCCCAGCATAGAAAGAATAGACGGCATAAAATCGAGGGTGCCCATCAACAATTCCCGCTTGCTTCCTGCTTTGATTTTTCCCGGCCAGCGCATAACCAGAGGCACACGCACAGCTGGGGATTCGGGGCAGCATTTATGGGTCTGTCGATTGTAGCCTTCCAGCGTATCTCCATGATCCGAAGTGAAAACGAAGAGTGTGTTGTCCGACTCACCGATAGCTTCCAATTTCTCCATAATTCGACCGACGCAATCATCAATCGATGAACACAACGCAGAGTAACCGTGATGAATCTTACGTAGCCTCTCGTTGGGTTGAGCGTGAAAGCGGCAGTCAATATCCGCTTCAGAATAACGCTGCAATTGCGGTTCCGGGGCGTCATATCCGACACCTCCGCGGTGGTTATGGGGCGGATGCCAGGAAACGATCATCGCAAACGGATTTTCCGCATCGCGCCGCGATTCGAGGTAATCAACCGCTTGGTCCGTCTGCCCCTCTTGCTCCCACTTATCGAAATAGACACGCTCTTCTTCTTCGTTCCAGTAAAAGCATTTACCCGGGTGAAAATCGACGGTGCAGTTGTTCGTCAGAAAGAGCTGATCGAAGCCCAGTCGGTTTTCCGGATAAACAGGTTTGTCGCGAAGACCGCCTTGCAAGTGCCATTTTCCGATATAGGCGGTATCGTAACCCGCTTTCCCAAGCGCCTCAGCCAAGGTGGTTCCTTGACCAGGAACGATCCCCAGATCGTTAGCGTAGGCGCCGTTATTCAATGGGTGTTGGCCCGTCATCAACATACCGCGGTAAGGCGTGCAAACGGGACAATTTGAAACACATTGATCAAAACGCGCTCCTTCTGATGCCAATCGATCCAAGTGTGGCGTTTGCACCCCACTCAAACCACTTGCTCCCAAGTAGTCCCAGGATTGCTGATCAGAAAACAGAAACACCAGATTCGGCTTCCGAGTTATTCCCCGAGCCAAAGCTGGTGCGGTAAGAGCCGCCGTGGCTCCTACCTGTATGAATGTTCTGCGATCCATCACCATAGTAAAGCCTTCGTTTCTAGTGTACGGAACGGTCACCGATCTTGTTCATCCAGGCCAGAAGCTTCTGTCGCAAGTTGTCACGCACCTTCCCGAGAGTTGTGTCGTTAATCCGGTTCGTCAATTCCCCCGGGTCCGTTTTCAGGTCAAATAAGTAGGCTTCGTCGGTTCCAGTCAGCACATATTTGTAACGGTCTGTTCTAGCCATGCGGTGACCCTCTCCAGGCGAAGCTCCCACACCGACGCACTCACTGAAAACGACCTCGCGCACTTCGGTATTAGGATCTTGGAAAACAGCTTGCAGGGGCACACCCATGGCATGTTTTGGTAGTGACTGCGCACCGGCAATTTTGAGAATGGTGGGGTACAGGTCCAATGAAGACACCAAGGCTGACGTGCGACTTCCTGGCGCCACGCCCGGTCCCACAACAAACATCGGCACTCGAACACTTTCTTCGTGCATGGTTATCTTATTTCCCAGTCCATGGCTACCGAGGTGGTATCCATTGTCTGAAAGGAAAAACAAAATCGTGTTCTCCCACAGTCCTGCTGTTTTCAGCTGATCGACCATCGTCCCGACTTGATGATCCAGATGGCTAATAGTCGCGTAATAGGCATGCGTAAAAGCCCGCATAACGGCAGGATTCCGGGGTGGTCCCGCGGGCAGTTCCCGCCAGTTTTTCGTATAATCGGAATCGCGGTAATAGCCTTCTCCGGGCAGTCCTTGGTTGTTGATACTTTCCAACAACGGCGCGATCCGAAAATTCTTCGGAAGCGTAAGGGTATCCGTTTCATAAAGATCGAGCCAGGATTGATCCGGCAGCAACGGCACGTGCGGTTGTCTGGGTGCAACCCAGAGAAAGAACGGCCGCGATTTCGCGCGATCCGATACGATAAAGTCAGCAACCCGCGCAAAGGTTTCCACATCATCGTAAGGTCCAGTCTCCTCACCCTCCATAAACCCATAAAGTTGAGGCTCCCCCAAATGCGATTTTCCGAAAGCTACCGTGCGATACCCGAGTGACTGGAGTTGGGACGGGAGTGTAAGCCCGGCATCGGAACCGCCATCGAGGTAGCGCGAAAAATTTTCACGCCCCAAAGCGATGACCTTATTTTGTTGAGGAAACAACCCAGTCATCATCGCCGCTCGACTCGCAGCACAGATCGGGC
This sequence is a window from Verrucomicrobiota bacterium. Protein-coding genes within it:
- a CDS encoding sulfatase-like hydrolase/transferase encodes the protein MDRRTFIQVGATAALTAPALARGITRKPNLVFLFSDQQSWDYLGASGLSGVQTPHLDRLASEGARFDQCVSNCPVCTPYRGMLMTGQHPLNNGAYANDLGIVPGQGTTLAEALGKAGYDTAYIGKWHLQGGLRDKPVYPENRLGFDQLFLTNNCTVDFHPGKCFYWNEEEERVYFDKWEQEGQTDQAVDYLESRRDAENPFAMIVSWHPPHNHRGGVGYDAPEPQLQRYSEADIDCRFHAQPNERLRKIHHGYSALCSSIDDCVGRIMEKLEAIGESDNTLFVFTSDHGDTLEGYNRQTHKCCPESPAVRVPLVMRWPGKIKAGSKRELLMGTLDFMPSILSMLGISPPPECQGEDLASAIFSGEDDGVQSQPLFFFWWNWRGVYTREFTYAVGGFGEPNERQRSHAAFDVLYEHAPDLWNRNNLYQSARHRATRQHLHDTAMNWLDRFEDPFMDERTLMINTAKVVGHGEPSKQPISQMTFSESPLVTMKKLGVPYYRPNI
- a CDS encoding sulfatase-like hydrolase/transferase, whose translation is MFRLISALATILCIGSLNVVGNPNIVVVFTDDQTFGAIGYNHPEVHTPNLDNLAREGLIFERAYVASPICAASRAAMMTGLFPQQNKVIALGRENFSRYLDGGSDAGLTLPSQLQSLGYRTVAFGKSHLGEPQLYGFMEGEETGPYDDVETFARVADFIVSDRAKSRPFFLWVAPRQPHVPLLPDQSWLDLYETDTLTLPKNFRIAPLLESINNQGLPGEGYYRDSDYTKNWRELPAGPPRNPAVMRAFTHAYYATISHLDHQVGTMVDQLKTAGLWENTILFFLSDNGYHLGSHGLGNKITMHEESVRVPMFVVGPGVAPGSRTSALVSSLDLYPTILKIAGAQSLPKHAMGVPLQAVFQDPNTEVREVVFSECVGVGASPGEGHRMARTDRYKYVLTGTDEAYLFDLKTDPGELTNRINDTTLGKVRDNLRQKLLAWMNKIGDRSVH